Proteins co-encoded in one Brassica rapa cultivar Chiifu-401-42 chromosome A02, CAAS_Brap_v3.01, whole genome shotgun sequence genomic window:
- the LOC103852959 gene encoding protein SHI RELATED SEQUENCE 5, with the protein MAGFFYLGGRDNINNKQDHHHVDKDHHQQDKSNYLYLYKDEIYNTNKGFEIWPPQYFQQQQEQQQHHVTASTNLYSFGMVPSSSNNNNNNRSRSLYFNVVSDHEPGGFSVTRLGGMNCQDCGNQAKKDCPHLRCRTCCKSRGFHCQTHVKSTWVPAAKRRERLAQHASLQHHSATSRETQNAKAKRLREANGGDNDDKDRSGGSGSALATRLVNANSNSGFGESQNLPPEVSSPAIFRCVRVSSMENDEDEQEYAYQTAVNIGGHVFKGILYDQGLDQDHHHQLDLLASTATTTNAEEIAAKTAVTVAANTNNGLMIDPSSLYPYQLNSFIAGTPFFTPPRS; encoded by the exons GCAATTATCTTTATCTTTACAAAGACGAGATCTATAACACCAACAAGGGTTTCGAGATTTGGCCTCCACAATACttccaacaacaacaagaacaacaacagCATCATGTCACAGCTTCTACAAACTTATACTCCTTTGGAATGGTCCcaagcagcagcaacaacaacaacaataaccgGAGCCGAAGCTTATACTTCAACGTCGTCTCCGATCATGAGCCCGGAGGATTCTCGGTGACAAGGCTAGGAGGTATGAATTGTCAAGATTGTGGGAATCAAGCTAAGAAAGATTGTCCTCATTTGAGATGTAGAACGTGTTGTAAAAGCCGAGGCTTTCACTGTCAGACTCACGTTAAGAGCACTTGGGTTCCTGCTGCTAAACGCCGTGAGCGTTTAGCTCAACACGCTTCCTTGCAGCACCATTCAGCCACCAGCCGTGAAACGCAAAACGCAAAAGCAAAACGCCTACGAGAAGCAAATGGTGGTGATAATGATGATAAAGACCGTAGTGGTGGTAGTGGATCGGCTCTTGCTACCCGTTTGGTGAATGCTAATTCCAATTCAG GGTTTGGGGAGAGTCAAAACTTACCACCGGAAGTCAGTTCACCGGCGATTTTTCGATGCGTTCGAGTGAGCTCCATGGAGAATGATGAAGATGAACAAGAATATGCTTATCAAACGGCTGTGAACATAGGAGGACATGTCTTCAAAGGCATTCTTTATGACCAAGGACTAGATCAAGATCACCATCACCAACTTGACCTCCTTGCCTCCACTGCCACAACCACCAATGCCGAAGAGATAGCTGCTAAAACGGCGGTTACTGTCGCGGCAAACACTAACAATGGATTAATGATCGATCCTTCGTCGCTTTATCCTTATCAGCTGAACTCCTTCATCGCTGGTACGCCATTCTTCACACCTCCGAGGTCTTGA
- the LOC103852957 gene encoding transcription initiation factor IIF subunit beta codes for MEDDRSNIHELDLEKSDRPVWLMKSPVVVAKAWGKQAPSSSSSSSGFNSLAKVVESVDPLQAETEFFMEMVGAEYGNMPKSYALNMFKDFVPMGIFSEANLGDPASEGKVEHKFDMKPHGEDIEEYAKLCRERTSKSMVKSRQIQVIDNDRGVHMRPMPGMLGLVSSNSKEKKKPPPVKQTEVKRTRRDRGELEAIMFKLFEGQPNWTLKQLVQETDQPAQFLKEILNELCVYNKRGSNQGTYELKPEYKKAGEDDTGGE; via the exons ATGGAAGATGATCGAAGTAACATTCATGAACTCGATTTGGAAAAATCAGATCGACCTGTTTGGTTGATGAAGAGTCCTGTAGTTGTCGCCAAGGCCTGGGGAAAGCaagctccttcttcttcttcctcttcctctggaTTCAATAGCTTGGCCAAGGTTGTTGAATCCGTTGATCCTCTACAAGCCGAGACCGAG tttttcatGGAGATGGTTGGTGCTGAGTATGGGAACATGCCAAAGAGCTACGCTTTGAACATGTTTAAAGACTTTGTTCCAATGGGTATCTTCTCCGAAGCCAATCTAGGTGATCCAGCTAGCGAAGGAAAGGTAGAGCACAAGTTCGATATGAAGCCACACGGCGAAGACATTGAAGAGTATGCTAAGCTTTGTCGAGAGAGAACAAGCAAATCCATGGTTAAAAGTAGACAGATACAG GTTATTGATAACGACCGTGGAGTACATATGAGGCCCATGCCTGGAATGCTTGGTTTAGTTTCCTCCAATTCAAAG gagaagaagaaacctcCTCCAGTGAAGCAAACAGAGGTGAAGAGGACGAGGAGAGATCGTGGGGAGCTCGAAGCTATAATGTTTAAGCTATTCGAAGGCCAACCAAACTGGACTTTGAAGCAGCTTGTACAGGAGACGGACCAACCAGCTCAGTTCTTGAAAGAGATACTAAACGAGCTGTGCGTGTACAATAAGAGAGGATCTAACCAGGGGACGTATGAGCTTAAACCAGAGTACAAGAAAGCTGGTGAAGATGATACAGGTGGGGAGTAA